One region of Flavobacterium sp. KACC 22763 genomic DNA includes:
- a CDS encoding deoxycytidylate deaminase — protein MEVKKLNKYDKAYLRIAKEWSLLSYCKRKQVGAIIVKDRMIISDGYNGTPSGFENCCEDEDGLTRWDVLHAEANAILKVARSTQSCEGATLYITLSPCKECSKLIHQSGIKRVVYKDGYRDDSGIQFLIKAGVEVEHIPVLEE, from the coding sequence ATGGAAGTAAAAAAACTGAATAAATACGATAAAGCATATCTGCGAATTGCAAAAGAGTGGAGTTTGCTTTCTTACTGTAAACGTAAACAAGTTGGTGCTATCATTGTAAAAGACAGAATGATCATTTCTGACGGTTACAACGGGACACCTTCTGGATTTGAAAATTGCTGCGAAGACGAAGACGGATTAACACGTTGGGATGTTTTACATGCTGAAGCGAATGCTATCCTAAAAGTAGCAAGATCAACACAATCTTGCGAAGGAGCGACACTATATATCACGCTTTCGCCTTGCAAAGAATGTAGCAAATTAATACATCAATCTGGAATAAAAAGAGTAGTGTATAAAGATGGATATCGTGACGATTCTGGAATTCAATTTTTAATAAAAGCAGGCGTAGAGGTAGAACATATTCCTGTTTTAGAAGAGTAA
- a CDS encoding HupE/UreJ family protein has product MSQFWIYFQIGLKHVLDINAYDHVLFLIALTVPYLFKDWKRIFLLVSLFTIGHTLALILSVYGIIAIKVDVVEFLIPITILITALYHLFTAGKTSKNDGVNLVFFITLFFGIIHGLGFSNYFKTILGGSATSKLLPLGEFALGIEAAQLVVVFVVLVISYIVQTVFRFSKRDWALVMSAFIIGVVIPMIIESPIWNR; this is encoded by the coding sequence ATGTCACAATTTTGGATTTATTTTCAAATAGGATTAAAACACGTTTTAGATATCAATGCTTACGATCACGTTCTTTTTTTAATCGCCTTAACCGTTCCGTATCTTTTTAAAGACTGGAAAAGAATTTTCTTATTGGTTTCTCTTTTTACAATTGGCCATACTTTGGCTTTAATTCTTTCTGTTTACGGCATAATTGCCATAAAAGTAGATGTTGTAGAATTCCTGATTCCGATTACAATTCTCATAACAGCACTTTATCATTTGTTTACGGCTGGAAAGACCTCAAAAAATGATGGCGTAAATCTGGTATTTTTCATAACTTTATTCTTTGGAATTATTCACGGACTAGGTTTTTCTAATTATTTCAAAACAATTTTAGGAGGTTCTGCAACCTCAAAATTGTTACCTTTGGGAGAGTTTGCCTTAGGAATAGAAGCTGCTCAGTTGGTAGTGGTTTTTGTTGTTCTGGTAATTTCATATATAGTGCAGACGGTTTTCCGTTTTTCAAAACGCGACTGGGCACTTGTAATGTCGGCTTTTATTATTGGAGTTGTAATTCCGATGATTATTGAAAGCCCAATTTGGAACAGATAA
- a CDS encoding TerB family tellurite resistance protein — MSFSELFDSEFKQRNKGHFSAIVRVALADGVVYPEEKAFLDKLASRLEITESEYEEILSDPLKYPINPPYSYVQRLERLYDLTRMVHVDHHLEDKQEVLLKKISVALGFTPSNVDYIIAKALSLVDNKVDADTFIYEMQHMHK; from the coding sequence ATGTCATTTTCAGAATTATTTGATAGCGAATTCAAGCAAAGAAACAAAGGACACTTTTCTGCTATTGTTCGTGTAGCTTTAGCTGATGGTGTTGTTTATCCAGAAGAAAAAGCCTTTTTAGATAAACTTGCTTCTCGTTTAGAAATTACAGAATCGGAATACGAAGAAATTCTTAGCGATCCTTTAAAATATCCGATCAATCCACCTTATTCATATGTTCAACGTTTAGAGCGTTTATATGATTTAACAAGAATGGTTCATGTTGATCATCATCTTGAAGACAAACAAGAAGTATTATTGAAAAAAATAAGTGTTGCGTTAGGATTTACGCCAAGTAACGTAGATTATATCATTGCAAAAGCATTGTCGTTGGTTGATAATAAAGTTGATGCAGATACTTTTATCTACGAAATGCAGCACATGCATAAATAG
- the fbp gene encoding class 1 fructose-bisphosphatase — protein sequence MEERNKTLGEFIIENQKAFQYSSGELSRIINSIRLAAKVVNHKVNQAGLVDIVGAAGEQNIQGEDQQKLDVYANEVFIQTLINREIVCGIASEENDDFITVQGSDNSHNNKYVILMDPLDGSSNIDVNVSVGTIFSVFRRVTPIGTPVTSEDFLQPGINQVAAGYVIYGTSTMLVYTTGHGVNGFTLNPAIGTFYLSHPNMKFPENGNIYSVNEGNYVHFPQGVKNYIKYCQREEGDRPYTSRYIGSLVADFHRNMIKGGIYIYPTSSKAPKGKLRLLYECNPMAFLAEQAGGKATDGFGRIMEIQPTELHQRVPFFCGSYNMVEKAEEFMATAE from the coding sequence ATGGAAGAACGCAATAAAACACTGGGAGAGTTTATTATTGAGAACCAAAAAGCATTTCAGTATTCGTCGGGAGAACTCTCGCGAATTATCAACTCTATTCGATTGGCAGCAAAAGTGGTCAATCATAAAGTAAACCAAGCGGGTTTAGTAGATATTGTGGGAGCGGCAGGCGAACAGAATATCCAAGGCGAAGACCAGCAAAAATTAGATGTCTATGCAAACGAAGTATTTATCCAGACGTTAATAAACCGTGAGATTGTCTGTGGTATTGCTTCTGAAGAAAACGACGATTTTATTACTGTTCAGGGGAGCGACAACAGTCATAATAATAAGTACGTGATCTTAATGGATCCGCTAGACGGATCTTCAAACATTGATGTAAATGTTTCTGTGGGAACTATCTTTTCTGTTTTCAGAAGAGTAACCCCAATAGGAACTCCGGTAACTAGCGAGGATTTTTTACAGCCGGGAATCAATCAAGTTGCAGCAGGCTATGTAATTTATGGAACTTCAACGATGTTGGTTTACACCACTGGACATGGCGTAAATGGTTTTACGTTAAATCCGGCGATTGGTACATTTTATCTTTCGCATCCAAACATGAAATTTCCAGAAAACGGAAATATTTATTCGGTAAACGAAGGAAATTATGTTCATTTTCCGCAGGGAGTAAAAAACTACATTAAATACTGCCAACGTGAAGAAGGTGACAGACCTTATACTTCAAGATACATCGGAAGTTTGGTAGCCGATTTTCATCGGAATATGATTAAAGGCGGAATCTATATTTATCCAACAAGTTCAAAAGCACCAAAAGGGAAATTACGTTTGTTGTACGAATGTAATCCGATGGCATTTTTGGCAGAACAGGCAGGAGGGAAAGCAACAGACGGCTTCGGAAGAATTATGGAAATTCAACCAACTGAATTGCACCAAAGAGTACCTTTCTTCTGTGGAAGTTATAATATGGTAGAAAAAGCCGAAGAGTTTATGGCCACGGCTGAGTGA
- a CDS encoding GNAT family N-acetyltransferase, with product MNIRKGNPEDMKSVLGLIQELAIFEKEPDAVVITEEDLVRDGFGEKPLFNVFVAEIENEEKQKEIVGIALYYYRYSTWKGKTIHLEDLIVKEKMRGTGLGSALYAEIMKQGKRDNVRRVEWNVLDWNTPAVNFYKNSGARILDGWQVVQMDETGINSFLEKL from the coding sequence ATGAATATTAGAAAAGGAAATCCTGAAGATATGAAATCGGTGTTAGGGCTTATTCAGGAGCTGGCTATATTCGAAAAAGAACCCGATGCAGTTGTCATTACAGAAGAAGATTTAGTGCGCGACGGTTTTGGTGAAAAACCATTATTTAATGTGTTTGTAGCGGAGATCGAAAATGAAGAAAAACAAAAAGAAATTGTTGGAATAGCATTGTACTATTATCGCTATTCTACCTGGAAAGGAAAAACAATTCACCTTGAAGATTTGATTGTAAAAGAAAAGATGCGAGGCACTGGTTTAGGTTCTGCACTTTATGCTGAAATCATGAAACAAGGAAAAAGAGATAATGTTAGAAGAGTTGAATGGAATGTTTTGGATTGGAATACTCCAGCTGTTAATTTTTACAAAAATTCTGGCGCGAGAATTCTTGATGGCTGGCAGGTTGTTCAAATGGATGAAACGGGAATTAATTCGTTCTTAGAAAAATTATAA
- a CDS encoding aspartate kinase, with protein sequence MRVFKFGGASVKDADGIKNVYDVLQKVGYEDVILVVSAMGKTTNALEVVIKNYFEKSTELNASVQEIKKYHNQILLDLFEDESHAVFAAVNAQFDELEYFLAHNKSPNYNFVYDQVVSFGELISTNILSHYMNFRGIQTQWLDVRNFIKTNANYRDAEVDWETTQQNISKNVPRKQLNITQGFLGADENNFTTTLGREGSDYTAGIFAYCLNAESVTIWKDVPGVMNADPRYFENASLLNQISYREAIELAFYGATVIHPKTLQPLQKKEIPLYVKSFINPLLKGTCVSKGVDLEPQYPCFIVKREQLLISLSSIDFSFIMEENISEIFGLFHEFKIKVNLIQNSAISFSVCVEDKFGNFPELNAILSKKFKVEYSENVTLYTIRHFTEEAAQTVEANKEVLLKQVSRETMQIVTKELI encoded by the coding sequence ATGAGAGTATTTAAATTTGGTGGTGCATCGGTAAAAGATGCAGATGGAATTAAAAACGTATATGACGTTTTACAAAAAGTGGGTTATGAAGACGTGATTTTGGTAGTTTCTGCGATGGGAAAAACTACAAATGCTCTCGAAGTTGTAATCAAGAATTACTTTGAAAAATCGACAGAATTAAATGCTTCTGTTCAGGAAATTAAAAAATACCACAATCAGATCTTATTGGATTTGTTTGAAGATGAAAGTCATGCGGTTTTTGCAGCAGTAAATGCTCAGTTTGACGAATTAGAATATTTCTTAGCTCACAATAAATCTCCAAACTACAACTTTGTTTATGATCAGGTGGTAAGTTTTGGTGAATTGATTTCTACAAATATCTTAAGTCATTATATGAATTTCAGAGGAATTCAGACACAATGGCTTGATGTTCGTAATTTCATTAAAACCAATGCCAACTACAGAGATGCAGAAGTTGATTGGGAAACTACACAACAAAACATAAGCAAAAATGTACCTAGAAAACAGCTAAATATTACTCAAGGTTTCTTAGGTGCAGATGAAAATAATTTCACCACAACTTTGGGCCGTGAAGGTTCTGACTATACTGCCGGAATTTTTGCTTATTGCTTAAACGCAGAAAGTGTAACAATCTGGAAAGACGTTCCTGGAGTTATGAATGCCGATCCGCGTTATTTTGAAAATGCTAGTCTGTTAAACCAGATTTCGTACCGTGAAGCGATCGAATTGGCGTTTTACGGAGCAACTGTAATTCATCCAAAAACATTACAACCGTTACAGAAAAAAGAAATTCCATTATATGTAAAATCATTTATCAACCCACTATTAAAAGGAACTTGCGTTTCTAAAGGAGTTGATTTGGAACCGCAATATCCATGTTTTATCGTAAAAAGAGAACAGCTTTTAATTTCGCTTTCTTCTATTGATTTCTCTTTCATTATGGAGGAAAACATTAGTGAGATTTTTGGTTTATTCCACGAATTTAAAATCAAAGTAAACCTGATTCAAAACTCAGCAATTAGTTTCTCTGTTTGTGTGGAAGATAAATTTGGAAATTTCCCAGAATTGAATGCTATCCTTTCTAAAAAATTCAAAGTAGAATACAGCGAAAATGTAACTTTATATACAATCCGTCACTTTACAGAAGAGGCAGCACAGACTGTTGAAGCTAACAAAGAAGTTTTATTGAAACAAGTTAGCCGCGAAACCATGCAGATTGTCACTAAAGAATTAATCTAA